One genomic segment of Primulina tabacum isolate GXHZ01 chromosome 9, ASM2559414v2, whole genome shotgun sequence includes these proteins:
- the LOC142504603 gene encoding uncharacterized protein LOC142504603 isoform X2, with the protein MVNLFRTFSNSKKIFRTHFPTLIHTSVQLKHIISHDDDFNTSILDSLHEGLNWKTLTQRFKSVGFTNPLVQTILLQLKEPSNSRKALNLFHWSAKEMHVQHGTSTFCMTIHILVKGRLIKDSKALLETVLSKPSSHDKTQVLTVLDSLLNTYEAVDSIAFVFDLFIRTCAKLRMVDVILDACKLLFDHGFRLNLTTFNILLHVMQKSDKTDLLWGVYRHMIETRVCPDEVTTQIMVKALCKEGKLEKFLDILDRMCGKRCSVSAQIVNTCLVYEMIEEDWIEDGLLSLKRMLQKDMIVDTVSFSLVVFAKVKMGNLCAAMEIYKEMLKRGFHENAFICSLFTGAYCEEGRIDDAVALLEKMETLGFKPPAETFSLMIKGCSINGRLDDSLVFCKKMVRIGHIPSCSAVSEMIGKLCENWKTEQADEMLTILLDKGLSCDENAFSHLIYGYCKDGNIERAITILFEMEFRSLSPNMLGFTSLIVGLCKCERLIEANKYLEMMKSRSLLPSPNVYKELIASHWRKGDKTRAHQLNCEMVGTWPKTDDSLCMEFLVDLPLMQKRWHG; encoded by the coding sequence ATGGTTAATTTGTTCCGCACCTTCTCAAACTCCAAGAAAATATTTCGGACGCATTTCCCCACCTTAATTCACACCTCGGTGCAACTCAAACATATCATCTCGCATGATGATGACTTCAATACGTCAATACTAGATTCTTTACATGAAGGACTGAACTGGAAGACCCTTACACAAAGATTCAAATCAGTTGGATTCACCAACCCCTTAGTTCAAACTATACTATTACAGCTGAAAGAACcttcaaattctagaaaagCCCTGAATTTATTTCATTGGTCGGCAAAAGAAATGCATGTCCAGCATGGGACTTCCACTTTTTGCATGACAATCCATATTTTGGTCAAAGGCAGGCTCATCAAGGATTCCAAGGCATTACTTGAAACAGTTTTATCCAAACCTTCCTCTCATGATAAAACTCAAGTACTTACTGTTCTTGATTCTTTGCTAAACACTTATGAGGCTGTTGACTCAATTGCTTTTGTGTTTGACTTGTTCATTCGAACTTGCGCAAAGTTGAGAATGGTTGATGTTATTCTTGATGCTTGCAAATTGTTGTTTGATCATGGATTTCGTTTGAACTTGACGACTTTTAATATTCTGCTTCATGTGATGCAAAAATCTGATAAGACGGATTTGCTTTGGGGTGTATATCGCCACATGATCGAAACAAGAGTTTGCCCAGATGAAGTGACAACGCAAATCATGGTTAAAGCTTTATGTAAAGAAGGAAAGTTGGAAAAATTTCTCGATATTTTAGATAGGATGTGTGGTAAGAGGTGTTCGGTTTCTGCACAGATAGTGAATACTTGTTTGGTCTACGAAATGATAGAGGAAGATTGGATAGAAGATGGGTTACTGTCATTGAAGAGAATGTTGCAGAAAGACATGATAGTTGACACCGTTTCATTTTCATTGGTTGTGTTTGCCAAAGTCAAGATGGGAAATCTCTGTGCCGCTATGGAGATATACAAGGAAATGCTCAAGAGAGGTTTTCATGAGAATGCTTTTATCTGCAGTTTGTTCACAGGGGCATATTGTGAGGAGGGAAGGATCGATGATGCAGTGGCGCTGTTAGAAAAGATGGAAACTTTGGGATTTAAGCCACCGGCAGAGACCTTTAGCCTGATGATTAAAGGTTGCTCTATTAATGGACGATTGGATGATAGCTTAGTATTTTGTAAGAAAATGGTTAGGATAGGGCATATTCCTAGTTGTTCGGCTGTTAGTGAGATGATTGGGAAGCTTTGTGAAAATTGGAAGACTGAGCAGGCTGATGAGATGCTGACCATCTTGTTGGATAAAGGTCTTTCTTGTGATGAAAATGCATTTTCTCATCTGATTTATGGTTATTGTAAAGATGGTAATATTGAGAGGGCTATAACGATTTTATTTGAGATGGAGTTCAGATCATTATCTCCTAATATGTTGGGTTTTACTTCTTTGATTGTTGGTCTCTGCAAGTGCGAGAGATTAATAGAAGCGAACAAGTATCTGGAAATGATGAAATCGAGGTCACTGCTTCCAAGTCCAAATGTTTACAAGGAATTAATTGCTAGTCACTGGAGGAAGGGTGACAAAACAAGGGCTCATCAACTTAACTGTGAGATGGTTGGAACATGGCCAAAGACTGATGATTCCTTATGTATGGAATTTCTTGTTGATTTGCCGCTTATGCAAAAGCGATGGCATGGTTAA
- the LOC142504603 gene encoding uncharacterized protein LOC142504603 isoform X1, which produces MVEFFKCQGLKENALEMVNLFRTFSNSKKIFRTHFPTLIHTSVQLKHIISHDDDFNTSILDSLHEGLNWKTLTQRFKSVGFTNPLVQTILLQLKEPSNSRKALNLFHWSAKEMHVQHGTSTFCMTIHILVKGRLIKDSKALLETVLSKPSSHDKTQVLTVLDSLLNTYEAVDSIAFVFDLFIRTCAKLRMVDVILDACKLLFDHGFRLNLTTFNILLHVMQKSDKTDLLWGVYRHMIETRVCPDEVTTQIMVKALCKEGKLEKFLDILDRMCGKRCSVSAQIVNTCLVYEMIEEDWIEDGLLSLKRMLQKDMIVDTVSFSLVVFAKVKMGNLCAAMEIYKEMLKRGFHENAFICSLFTGAYCEEGRIDDAVALLEKMETLGFKPPAETFSLMIKGCSINGRLDDSLVFCKKMVRIGHIPSCSAVSEMIGKLCENWKTEQADEMLTILLDKGLSCDENAFSHLIYGYCKDGNIERAITILFEMEFRSLSPNMLGFTSLIVGLCKCERLIEANKYLEMMKSRSLLPSPNVYKELIASHWRKGDKTRAHQLNCEMVGTWPKTDDSLCMEFLVDLPLMQKRWHG; this is translated from the exons ATGGTTGAGTTTTTCAA ATGCCAAGGGCTCAAAGAAAATGCGCTAGAAATGGTTAATTTGTTCCGCACCTTCTCAAACTCCAAGAAAATATTTCGGACGCATTTCCCCACCTTAATTCACACCTCGGTGCAACTCAAACATATCATCTCGCATGATGATGACTTCAATACGTCAATACTAGATTCTTTACATGAAGGACTGAACTGGAAGACCCTTACACAAAGATTCAAATCAGTTGGATTCACCAACCCCTTAGTTCAAACTATACTATTACAGCTGAAAGAACcttcaaattctagaaaagCCCTGAATTTATTTCATTGGTCGGCAAAAGAAATGCATGTCCAGCATGGGACTTCCACTTTTTGCATGACAATCCATATTTTGGTCAAAGGCAGGCTCATCAAGGATTCCAAGGCATTACTTGAAACAGTTTTATCCAAACCTTCCTCTCATGATAAAACTCAAGTACTTACTGTTCTTGATTCTTTGCTAAACACTTATGAGGCTGTTGACTCAATTGCTTTTGTGTTTGACTTGTTCATTCGAACTTGCGCAAAGTTGAGAATGGTTGATGTTATTCTTGATGCTTGCAAATTGTTGTTTGATCATGGATTTCGTTTGAACTTGACGACTTTTAATATTCTGCTTCATGTGATGCAAAAATCTGATAAGACGGATTTGCTTTGGGGTGTATATCGCCACATGATCGAAACAAGAGTTTGCCCAGATGAAGTGACAACGCAAATCATGGTTAAAGCTTTATGTAAAGAAGGAAAGTTGGAAAAATTTCTCGATATTTTAGATAGGATGTGTGGTAAGAGGTGTTCGGTTTCTGCACAGATAGTGAATACTTGTTTGGTCTACGAAATGATAGAGGAAGATTGGATAGAAGATGGGTTACTGTCATTGAAGAGAATGTTGCAGAAAGACATGATAGTTGACACCGTTTCATTTTCATTGGTTGTGTTTGCCAAAGTCAAGATGGGAAATCTCTGTGCCGCTATGGAGATATACAAGGAAATGCTCAAGAGAGGTTTTCATGAGAATGCTTTTATCTGCAGTTTGTTCACAGGGGCATATTGTGAGGAGGGAAGGATCGATGATGCAGTGGCGCTGTTAGAAAAGATGGAAACTTTGGGATTTAAGCCACCGGCAGAGACCTTTAGCCTGATGATTAAAGGTTGCTCTATTAATGGACGATTGGATGATAGCTTAGTATTTTGTAAGAAAATGGTTAGGATAGGGCATATTCCTAGTTGTTCGGCTGTTAGTGAGATGATTGGGAAGCTTTGTGAAAATTGGAAGACTGAGCAGGCTGATGAGATGCTGACCATCTTGTTGGATAAAGGTCTTTCTTGTGATGAAAATGCATTTTCTCATCTGATTTATGGTTATTGTAAAGATGGTAATATTGAGAGGGCTATAACGATTTTATTTGAGATGGAGTTCAGATCATTATCTCCTAATATGTTGGGTTTTACTTCTTTGATTGTTGGTCTCTGCAAGTGCGAGAGATTAATAGAAGCGAACAAGTATCTGGAAATGATGAAATCGAGGTCACTGCTTCCAAGTCCAAATGTTTACAAGGAATTAATTGCTAGTCACTGGAGGAAGGGTGACAAAACAAGGGCTCATCAACTTAACTGTGAGATGGTTGGAACATGGCCAAAGACTGATGATTCCTTATGTATGGAATTTCTTGTTGATTTGCCGCTTATGCAAAAGCGATGGCATGGTTAA